One window of Chryseobacterium sp. JJR-5R genomic DNA carries:
- a CDS encoding acyl-CoA thioesterase, with protein sequence MNYHTRKWVKPEDLNPNQSLFGGRLLQWIDEEAALYAVIQLENKKVVTKFISEINFVSSAKQGDIIEIGIEVSAFGSTSLTLRCDVRNKMTHQTIITVDRIVMVNLDEDGNPAPHGKTKVEFVKDRLSNQNTL encoded by the coding sequence ATGAATTATCACACCAGAAAATGGGTAAAACCTGAAGATTTAAATCCCAACCAGTCACTCTTCGGAGGAAGGCTGCTTCAATGGATTGATGAAGAAGCTGCTTTGTATGCCGTGATTCAGTTGGAGAACAAAAAAGTGGTGACCAAATTTATTTCAGAGATCAATTTTGTAAGCTCTGCCAAACAGGGCGATATCATAGAAATCGGCATTGAGGTTTCGGCATTCGGCTCCACTTCCCTTACCTTACGGTGTGATGTCCGAAACAAGATGACCCACCAGACCATTATTACCGTTGACAGAATTGTGATGGTTAACCTCGATGAAGACGGAAACCCTGCGCCGCATGGAAAAACAAAAGTTGAGTTTGTAAAAGACCGGCTGAGCAATCAGAACACTTTATGA
- a CDS encoding AraC family transcriptional regulator, with protein sequence MTIFIKNMVCGRCISAVSDIFEKTGIKVKSISLGEVETESGVSDEDLRTVEKHLEATGFERIRDSARQLTEKIKTLIITKISGLDINENFLLSEFLSAALHKDYSSLSKTFSHNETMTLEQFFILQKIEKVKELLLYNESTLTEIAGKLGYKSVQHLSSQFRSSTGFTPTEFKKLKIRHRKPLDQV encoded by the coding sequence ATGACAATTTTTATAAAAAATATGGTGTGCGGGAGATGCATTTCTGCTGTTTCGGATATTTTTGAGAAAACCGGAATTAAAGTTAAATCCATTTCCCTGGGCGAAGTGGAAACAGAATCCGGTGTTTCAGATGAAGACCTCCGCACTGTCGAAAAACATCTGGAGGCAACCGGGTTTGAAAGGATCAGGGATTCTGCCCGTCAGCTGACTGAAAAAATCAAGACCCTGATCATCACAAAAATCAGCGGGCTGGACATCAATGAAAATTTTCTTTTATCCGAATTTTTAAGCGCAGCACTCCATAAAGACTACAGCTCGCTTTCCAAAACATTTTCGCATAATGAGACGATGACCCTGGAACAGTTTTTTATCCTTCAGAAAATCGAAAAAGTAAAGGAGCTTCTTCTGTATAATGAATCCACGCTGACGGAAATTGCCGGAAAACTGGGTTATAAAAGCGTGCAGCATCTCTCTTCCCAGTTCCGCAGCAGCACCGGCTTTACCCCTACCGAATTTAAAAAACTGAAAATCCGTCACAGGAAACCGCTGGATCAGGTTTAA
- a CDS encoding heavy metal translocating P-type ATPase has protein sequence MQQQYKILGMICSGCRKKISERLNSIEGVTADIDLDNHTATITSDKTTELAVLNKALEEIGNYKLEDPAHPGQTSFVKPQDRISPSSVYYCPMECEGDKVYFRQGERCPVCNMYLVPVEEKHTQDPNYQPAYSSAHLPENFKDHIGSYYCPMFCEKDKVYEEKGDCPVCHMHLEPITEELVKNAETHAHAHHSHHHEAPKVTDEMAGKYYCPMYCEGDRVYDSNVGCPVCGMDLVKYPEKKTATYTCPMHPEIIIHEPGDCPVCGMDLVRMPDKNEDEDETYQILRKKFIVSLVFTVPVFILSMGGMMLDFPFSHELQGLFELVLTLPVLFYSGWFLIRRGWVSFKTMNLNMFSLIILGVAAAFIFSIAALAFPDMIPHEIRGHNHGVPLYFEAVCVILTLVILGQLMEALAHKKTGNAIRELMNLSPDEATLLINGEEKKVLITQVKAGDLLKVKPGEKIPVDGHITEGTSNVDESMITGEPVPVEKSINNKVSAGTINGNQVFIMKAEKVGDETLLSQIIRLVNEASRSKAPIQKLTDKVAKIFVPAVILTAAATFIIWQFFGPEGKRSLFAFVNAVAVLIVACPCALGLATPMSLMVGIGKGAKNGILIKNAEALEQMNKVNVLITDKTGTLTEGKPSVEHIETVQEDRALILQLAFSLNRNSEHPLSGAVIRKAQDENIPPLKTEGFENISGKGIKGNIGEETVYLGNESMLTVYHISIPENLKKKAVEIQSKAHTISYVAQGNEVLGFISFTDKIKESSKKAVKRLFDEGIEVIMLTGDNEHTAKAVADELGIRNFKANCLPEDKLNEVKRLQQEGKIVAMTGDGINDSPALAQANIGIAMGTGTGVAIESSEITLLKGDLSGIAKARLLSEKLLKNIRENLFFAFIYNVLGMPVAAGLLYPFFGILLSPMIAAAAMSFSSLSVILNSLRLNSVNLSK, from the coding sequence ATGCAGCAACAATATAAAATCCTCGGAATGATCTGTTCGGGATGCCGGAAGAAAATTTCCGAAAGACTGAACAGCATAGAAGGCGTAACAGCAGATATTGACTTAGATAACCATACAGCGACCATTACTTCTGATAAAACAACTGAATTAGCTGTTTTAAATAAAGCTCTGGAAGAAATCGGGAATTATAAACTTGAAGATCCGGCCCATCCTGGGCAGACTTCTTTTGTAAAACCGCAGGACCGTATTTCCCCCTCTTCCGTTTATTACTGCCCGATGGAATGCGAAGGTGATAAAGTGTATTTCCGGCAGGGGGAAAGATGCCCGGTCTGCAACATGTACCTGGTGCCCGTTGAAGAAAAACACACACAGGACCCTAATTACCAACCTGCTTACTCATCAGCCCATCTCCCTGAAAATTTCAAAGACCATATCGGCAGCTATTACTGCCCGATGTTTTGTGAAAAGGACAAAGTATATGAAGAAAAAGGTGACTGTCCGGTTTGCCATATGCACCTGGAACCGATTACGGAAGAGCTGGTTAAAAACGCGGAAACCCATGCCCATGCCCATCATAGCCATCATCACGAAGCTCCTAAAGTTACCGATGAAATGGCCGGGAAATACTATTGCCCGATGTATTGTGAAGGCGACAGAGTTTACGACAGCAATGTAGGATGCCCGGTATGCGGGATGGACCTGGTAAAATACCCGGAAAAGAAGACGGCAACCTATACCTGCCCGATGCACCCCGAAATCATTATACATGAACCCGGGGACTGCCCTGTCTGCGGGATGGATCTGGTAAGGATGCCTGATAAAAATGAAGATGAAGACGAAACATATCAGATCTTAAGAAAAAAGTTCATCGTTTCACTGGTTTTTACCGTTCCTGTTTTTATTCTTTCAATGGGCGGGATGATGCTGGATTTCCCGTTTTCACATGAGCTGCAGGGGCTTTTTGAACTGGTTTTAACGCTTCCCGTTTTGTTTTATTCAGGCTGGTTCCTGATCAGAAGGGGCTGGGTATCTTTCAAGACTATGAACCTGAACATGTTCAGTTTGATCATTTTAGGAGTGGCTGCCGCGTTTATTTTCAGTATCGCTGCGCTTGCTTTCCCGGATATGATTCCGCATGAAATCAGGGGGCATAATCACGGGGTCCCGTTGTATTTCGAGGCGGTCTGTGTAATTTTAACCCTGGTGATTCTGGGCCAGTTGATGGAAGCCCTTGCCCATAAAAAAACAGGGAACGCCATCCGTGAACTCATGAATTTATCCCCTGATGAAGCAACCCTCCTGATTAACGGGGAAGAAAAAAAAGTACTGATCACCCAGGTAAAAGCCGGTGATTTATTAAAAGTAAAACCGGGTGAAAAAATTCCGGTGGACGGGCATATTACGGAAGGGACTTCCAATGTGGACGAAAGCATGATTACAGGCGAACCGGTACCTGTTGAGAAAAGTATCAATAATAAGGTTTCGGCGGGAACCATCAACGGCAATCAGGTGTTTATCATGAAAGCTGAAAAAGTAGGCGATGAAACCTTACTTTCCCAGATTATCAGGCTGGTCAATGAAGCGAGCCGGAGCAAAGCCCCGATCCAGAAACTCACGGATAAAGTAGCAAAAATATTTGTCCCTGCGGTTATTTTAACTGCTGCAGCCACCTTTATCATCTGGCAGTTTTTCGGTCCTGAAGGCAAAAGAAGCCTGTTTGCTTTTGTAAATGCCGTTGCCGTATTAATTGTTGCCTGCCCGTGTGCATTAGGTCTGGCTACTCCGATGTCTCTAATGGTGGGAATCGGTAAAGGAGCCAAAAACGGCATCCTCATCAAAAATGCGGAAGCACTTGAACAGATGAACAAGGTAAATGTTTTGATTACCGATAAGACCGGAACCCTGACCGAAGGAAAGCCTTCCGTAGAGCATATTGAAACCGTTCAGGAAGACCGCGCTCTGATCCTGCAGCTGGCATTTTCATTAAACCGGAACTCAGAACACCCTCTGTCGGGCGCCGTGATCAGAAAAGCACAGGATGAAAATATTCCCCCGTTAAAAACAGAAGGTTTTGAAAACATTTCCGGAAAAGGAATAAAAGGAAACATCGGTGAAGAAACGGTTTATCTGGGCAATGAAAGCATGTTGACGGTCTATCATATCTCCATTCCTGAGAATTTAAAAAAGAAAGCAGTTGAAATCCAGTCAAAAGCCCATACCATTTCATATGTAGCGCAGGGAAATGAAGTACTGGGCTTTATCAGCTTTACCGATAAGATCAAGGAAAGCTCTAAAAAGGCCGTTAAGCGGCTTTTCGACGAAGGCATTGAAGTCATCATGCTGACCGGAGATAATGAACATACGGCAAAAGCAGTCGCAGATGAACTGGGAATCAGGAATTTTAAAGCGAACTGCCTTCCTGAAGACAAGTTAAATGAGGTCAAAAGGCTGCAGCAGGAAGGAAAAATTGTGGCAATGACCGGTGACGGAATCAACGACTCCCCTGCTTTGGCCCAGGCCAATATCGGTATTGCGATGGGAACCGGAACCGGCGTGGCCATCGAAAGTTCGGAAATTACCCTGTTGAAAGGTGACCTTTCCGGCATTGCGAAAGCACGGCTTTTAAGTGAAAAGCTCCTGAAGAATATCAGGGAAAACCTGTTCTTTGCTTTCATTTACAATGTATTGGGCATGCCGGTTGCGGCAGGCTTATTGTATCCTTTTTTCGGAATTTTACTGTCCCCGATGATCGCGGCAGCGGCCATGAGCTTCAGTTCCCTGTCGGTGATTCTGAATTCTCTGCGGCTGAATTCCGTTAACCTAAGCAAATAA
- a CDS encoding DUF72 domain-containing protein, translated as MEKENLYIGCSGFYNSDWKGSLYPEDAKNKDFLTLYSQAFNCVEINSTFYRKPTAKTLLKWTGETPDDFRFFIKIPKTISHEKRLEGCREEISEFCLHIQEHLKEKLSGFLYQFPPSFKNTPENIDLIVNNLDFNYLNVIEFRHESWWRDEILNLFKDHQIVFSGVSFPGNLPEDVVVNHPGILYYRLHGTPVLYKSEYSDEFIGRLAEKIRTGDHQAFVFFNNTWGTAAVKNALYLKEIVGQP; from the coding sequence ATGGAAAAGGAAAATTTGTATATCGGATGTTCAGGTTTTTACAATAGCGACTGGAAAGGATCACTGTATCCGGAAGATGCCAAAAACAAAGACTTCCTGACATTATATTCCCAGGCGTTCAACTGCGTGGAAATCAATTCTACCTTTTACAGAAAACCAACGGCTAAAACGCTCCTGAAATGGACCGGGGAAACGCCTGATGATTTCCGGTTTTTCATCAAAATCCCCAAAACCATCTCCCATGAGAAAAGACTTGAAGGCTGCAGGGAAGAAATTTCGGAGTTCTGCCTTCATATTCAGGAACACCTGAAAGAAAAACTCTCCGGATTCCTGTACCAGTTTCCGCCTTCATTTAAGAACACGCCCGAAAATATTGATTTGATTGTTAATAATCTCGATTTCAATTATCTCAATGTTATCGAATTTCGCCATGAATCCTGGTGGCGGGATGAAATTCTTAATCTTTTTAAAGACCACCAGATTGTTTTTTCAGGCGTAAGTTTCCCCGGTAACCTTCCTGAAGATGTGGTGGTGAATCATCCCGGAATTTTATATTACAGGCTGCACGGAACTCCTGTTCTCTACAAATCAGAATACAGTGATGAGTTCATTGGGCGCCTGGCTGAAAAAATCAGAACAGGCGATCACCAAGCCTTTGTTTTTTTCAATAACACCTGGGGTACGGCAGCGGTTAAAAACGCGCTTTACCTGAAAGAAATTGTTGGTCAGCCCTGA
- a CDS encoding YggS family pyridoxal phosphate-dependent enzyme → MNIQENYNDIKKQLPEHVQLVAVSKTHPVSAIQDVYDLGQRIFGENKVQELTEKHPLLPKDIQWHIIGHLQTNKVKYIAEFVDTIQSVDSEKLVREISKEAAKHNRTIKLLLQVKIAEEESKFGLEPAEAREIFSKYLQDEFSNIEITGLMGMATFTDDKEQLRNEFLTLKHLFDEFCQLKPLETLSMGMSDDFPVAVECGANSVRVGSAIFGQRDYSK, encoded by the coding sequence ATGAATATTCAGGAAAATTACAATGATATAAAAAAACAGCTGCCGGAACATGTACAGCTGGTTGCCGTCTCAAAAACACACCCCGTTTCAGCGATCCAGGACGTATATGATCTCGGACAAAGGATTTTCGGCGAAAACAAGGTGCAGGAACTTACGGAGAAACATCCGCTTCTTCCCAAAGATATCCAGTGGCATATCATCGGGCATCTGCAGACAAATAAAGTAAAGTATATTGCTGAATTTGTGGACACCATCCAAAGTGTGGATTCTGAAAAGCTGGTCAGGGAGATCAGTAAGGAAGCAGCGAAGCACAACCGGACGATTAAGCTGTTACTTCAGGTAAAAATTGCTGAAGAGGAAAGCAAATTCGGGCTGGAACCTGCCGAAGCAAGGGAGATTTTCAGCAAGTACCTTCAGGATGAATTTTCAAACATTGAAATCACAGGACTGATGGGCATGGCTACTTTTACGGACGATAAAGAACAGTTAAGAAATGAGTTCCTTACATTAAAACATCTTTTTGACGAATTTTGTCAGCTTAAACCCCTTGAAACATTGTCCATGGGAATGAGTGACGATTTCCCTGTTGCGGTTGAATGTGGTGCCAATTCAGTGCGTGTAGGATCCGCTATTTTCGGGCAGCGGGATTATTCAAAATAG
- a CDS encoding sigma-54 dependent transcriptional regulator, whose amino-acid sequence MQKILIVEDEKAISGVLQSILSDELTEYEFIIAEDGLEGYKQIEKEDFALVISDIKMPKVSGTELLKQSLALKPESTFIMISGHADIDSAVSCLRDGAYDFISKPIDINRLITSVKNALAKEHLKKENKNLQTENKTLKKKVNKKYQMIGESAGLKKIQDMIEKVAASDARVLITGPNGAGKELVAHAIHNQSDRARGPMIEVNCAAIPSELIESELFGHVKGSFTGAIKDKQGKFEQANGGTIFLDEIGDMSLIAQAKVLRALQESKVSPVGSDKEIKVDVRVLAATNKNMQKEIEAGRFREDLYHRLSVIEIYVPSLDERKEDIALLVDHFSGVIADEHGTAVKKFDDKAVESLKALSWTGNVRELRNVVERLIILGGNTVSADDVASFVRK is encoded by the coding sequence ATGCAAAAAATCCTTATTGTAGAAGACGAAAAAGCAATTTCAGGAGTACTCCAAAGTATCCTATCCGACGAACTTACTGAATACGAATTTATCATCGCTGAAGATGGCCTTGAAGGCTACAAACAAATAGAAAAAGAAGATTTTGCCCTGGTAATTTCTGATATTAAAATGCCTAAAGTTTCGGGGACCGAGCTTCTGAAACAGAGTTTGGCTTTAAAACCGGAATCTACTTTCATTATGATTTCAGGCCATGCGGATATTGATTCTGCGGTTTCCTGCCTGAGGGACGGTGCCTATGATTTTATCTCTAAGCCTATCGATATCAACAGACTGATTACGAGCGTAAAAAATGCGCTGGCTAAAGAGCACCTGAAAAAAGAAAACAAAAACCTTCAGACGGAAAACAAGACCCTGAAAAAAAAGGTCAATAAAAAATACCAGATGATCGGCGAATCGGCAGGTTTGAAGAAAATCCAGGATATGATTGAAAAAGTTGCGGCTTCCGATGCAAGGGTTTTGATTACAGGCCCGAACGGTGCAGGAAAAGAACTGGTAGCCCATGCCATCCATAACCAGAGCGACCGCGCAAGAGGCCCGATGATTGAGGTTAACTGTGCTGCGATCCCTTCAGAGCTGATTGAATCTGAATTGTTCGGACACGTAAAAGGGTCTTTTACAGGAGCCATTAAGGATAAGCAGGGAAAATTTGAACAGGCCAACGGAGGCACGATATTCCTTGACGAGATTGGTGATATGAGTTTGATTGCCCAGGCAAAAGTATTAAGGGCTTTACAGGAAAGCAAAGTTTCCCCTGTAGGAAGCGATAAAGAAATTAAAGTGGATGTAAGGGTGCTTGCAGCTACCAACAAAAATATGCAGAAGGAAATTGAAGCCGGAAGATTCAGGGAAGACCTTTACCACAGGCTTTCTGTTATTGAAATCTATGTACCTTCCCTGGATGAAAGAAAAGAAGATATTGCCTTGCTGGTAGATCATTTCTCCGGAGTAATTGCTGATGAGCACGGTACGGCTGTAAAAAAATTCGATGATAAAGCGGTTGAATCATTGAAAGCACTTTCCTGGACCGGAAATGTCAGAGAATTGAGAAATGTGGTGGAAAGGCTGATTATTTTAGGAGGAAATACTGTTTCTGCCGATGATGTCGCAAGTTTTGTAAGGAAATAA
- a CDS encoding MATE family efflux transporter produces the protein MRFLHKNYTKECLTLALPVMLTQVGQVSVNLFDNIIVGRLLGADALASVSLGNAVFFSIFVLALGFSFAIPPLVSEAHSKQDHKTINSVFSHGFIINMTVGILLMGILLLAMPLLYHSGQPAKIIPDTVDFLTIMAISIVPFMAFQTLREVSEGLSYTIGVTKATIIANIINIVLNYVFIKGLFGFPEMGVKGSALAGLIARVFMVIFLYFVLLHEKKTRQYIKDFSLKVAVFSKQMFEKMIRLGLPTALQMFFEVTAFAGAAFICGLISAHDIASHQIALSMASFTFNLCIGFSVASTVMIGRKLGERNFTELRKVGINNLKIAFIFMCICGLLFIIGRNILPAFFTKKEEVEVITLASKLMIIAALFQLSDGIQVTALGTLRGLQDVKIPSIYTFIAYWLITIPLGYFLCVTLNMGAFGMWIALGLGLTISAVMLVKRFLNLSAKRITQNI, from the coding sequence ATGAGATTTTTACATAAAAACTATACCAAAGAATGCCTTACGCTGGCGCTTCCCGTGATGCTGACCCAGGTCGGCCAGGTATCGGTAAACCTTTTTGACAATATCATTGTCGGGAGATTACTGGGAGCAGATGCCCTGGCTTCCGTTTCATTGGGAAATGCGGTATTTTTTTCCATATTCGTGCTGGCTTTGGGATTTTCATTTGCCATTCCGCCGCTGGTATCAGAAGCCCATTCAAAACAGGACCATAAAACCATCAACTCGGTTTTCAGTCACGGGTTCATCATCAATATGACCGTCGGGATCCTGCTGATGGGAATCCTGCTTCTGGCCATGCCCCTGCTCTACCATTCCGGGCAGCCTGCGAAAATCATTCCTGATACGGTTGATTTCTTAACGATCATGGCCATCAGCATTGTTCCGTTTATGGCCTTTCAGACCCTCAGGGAAGTTTCGGAAGGATTATCTTATACGATTGGTGTGACCAAAGCTACTATTATTGCCAACATCATTAATATTGTACTGAATTATGTTTTTATCAAAGGCCTCTTCGGATTCCCGGAAATGGGCGTAAAGGGCTCGGCGCTGGCAGGTCTGATCGCCAGGGTTTTTATGGTAATCTTCCTGTATTTTGTCCTTTTACATGAAAAGAAAACGAGGCAGTATATTAAAGATTTTTCATTGAAAGTAGCGGTTTTTTCAAAACAGATGTTTGAGAAGATGATCCGTTTGGGACTGCCTACGGCACTGCAGATGTTTTTTGAAGTAACGGCATTCGCAGGAGCCGCATTTATATGCGGACTGATCTCGGCCCACGATATTGCCTCCCACCAGATTGCTTTAAGCATGGCTTCCTTTACCTTTAATTTATGCATCGGGTTCAGTGTGGCTTCTACGGTGATGATCGGCAGGAAACTGGGCGAGAGAAACTTTACGGAACTGAGAAAAGTAGGGATCAACAACCTGAAAATTGCTTTCATTTTTATGTGCATCTGCGGACTGCTTTTTATCATCGGGCGCAATATCCTCCCTGCTTTCTTTACGAAAAAAGAGGAGGTTGAAGTGATTACCCTGGCCTCGAAACTGATGATTATTGCCGCTTTATTCCAGCTGTCTGACGGGATCCAGGTAACGGCGCTGGGAACATTGAGAGGCTTACAGGATGTGAAGATCCCTTCCATTTATACTTTTATTGCCTACTGGCTCATCACCATCCCTCTGGGTTATTTCTTGTGTGTTACCCTGAATATGGGCGCTTTCGGGATGTGGATCGCATTAGGGCTGGGCCTTACCATTTCTGCCGTGATGCTGGTCAAACGGTTTCTGAACCTGTCTGCAAAAAGAATTACGCAGAATATATAA
- a CDS encoding N-acetyltransferase family protein, whose amino-acid sequence MQEIQFRNADFEDLPKIVEIYNSTVPSRMVTADTEPVSVESRVQWFREHNAETRPLWIVEDKQDNTLGWVSFSSFYGRPAYNGTVEVSIYMDESCRGKGLGRQVLGYCIGNAGKFGVKTLLGFIFLHNEPSLKLFSHFGFEAWGTFPDVAVLDGVERTLVILGKRIG is encoded by the coding sequence ATGCAGGAAATACAATTCAGAAATGCAGATTTTGAAGACTTGCCTAAAATCGTAGAAATTTACAATTCAACCGTCCCGTCAAGAATGGTGACTGCCGATACGGAACCTGTTTCTGTAGAGAGCAGGGTGCAGTGGTTCCGGGAGCACAACGCTGAAACGCGCCCGCTCTGGATTGTTGAAGACAAACAGGATAATACGCTGGGCTGGGTAAGCTTTTCTTCGTTTTACGGACGTCCTGCTTATAACGGGACTGTGGAAGTCAGTATTTACATGGATGAAAGCTGCCGCGGAAAAGGATTAGGCAGGCAGGTACTCGGATACTGTATTGGCAATGCCGGGAAATTTGGTGTGAAAACACTGCTGGGATTCATCTTTTTACACAATGAGCCAAGCTTAAAACTGTTCAGCCATTTCGGGTTTGAAGCATGGGGTACGTTTCCTGATGTAGCGGTGCTGGATGGGGTAGAGCGCACGCTGGTTATCTTAGGAAAGAGGATAGGATGA
- a CDS encoding T9SS type A sorting domain-containing protein: protein MKKVLLTLGVLVLSFNYAQAQVPFPHTATALNGQAERVASFGVSDNANDRLEITNATNYNGQFVPQLWARRSSDNRTTFGIQASIPSSLDNGSSPLVAFSAEARNNINLNAPNGSDYPWGNGSDGQAISITNRPLFVWNNAYTRIMTMAGNNNIGIGTASPTAKLHTLGNLRFEGLSASSSGTNVLTTDGSGNVFLKPVSSFGGNGGSSILCNTPNYILKSDGSSAICSQIYDDGNFVGVNTNSPTAKLHTLGNLRFEGLPASAAGTNVLTADASGNVYLKPVSSFGGNGGSSSILCNTPNYILKSDGSSAICSQVYDDGNFVGINTSSPTANLNSIGTVRFQKLPRTEKFEYFVVADGEEYLQYIQRDSMMEIIKESVYSRVASEYSQSLAQMSEEIKLLRQEIAEMKGQKAQSTTVLTSNQITISPNPTDGQIRINFRDTPNEKLLLSLYDIRGSKIKDIAMDGNRNEENVNLNFLTSGTYLCKIAGKNTNFTGKIVKK, encoded by the coding sequence ATGAAAAAAGTCTTACTTACTCTCGGAGTATTAGTATTGAGTTTCAATTATGCTCAAGCCCAGGTTCCATTTCCCCACACTGCAACAGCATTAAATGGCCAGGCCGAAAGGGTAGCCTCATTCGGTGTCTCCGATAATGCCAATGACAGGCTGGAAATCACGAATGCCACCAACTACAACGGACAGTTTGTCCCCCAGCTTTGGGCCAGAAGGTCTTCTGACAACAGAACCACATTCGGAATTCAGGCTTCCATCCCGTCAAGCCTGGATAACGGCAGCAGCCCGCTGGTCGCGTTTTCTGCCGAAGCCAGGAACAACATCAACTTAAATGCACCAAACGGATCCGACTATCCGTGGGGCAACGGGTCAGACGGACAGGCCATCTCCATTACCAACAGGCCTTTATTTGTATGGAATAACGCCTATACCCGGATTATGACCATGGCAGGAAACAACAATATCGGAATCGGTACTGCCAGCCCGACTGCAAAGCTTCATACCCTGGGAAACCTGAGGTTTGAAGGATTATCTGCCTCTTCATCAGGAACCAATGTATTAACTACTGACGGTTCAGGAAACGTTTTTTTAAAACCGGTCTCTTCTTTTGGCGGAAACGGAGGTTCCTCCATCCTGTGTAACACCCCGAATTATATCCTGAAAAGTGACGGTTCTTCAGCCATATGCAGCCAGATTTATGATGACGGCAATTTTGTAGGAGTCAACACAAATTCTCCGACTGCGAAACTTCATACTTTAGGAAACCTGAGGTTTGAAGGATTACCTGCCTCTGCAGCGGGAACCAACGTGTTGACCGCTGACGCTTCGGGAAATGTTTACCTGAAACCGGTCTCTTCTTTCGGAGGAAACGGCGGATCATCTTCCATCCTGTGTAACACCCCGAATTATATCCTGAAAAGCGACGGTTCTTCAGCAATCTGCAGCCAGGTTTATGATGACGGCAACTTTGTAGGAATTAACACAAGCTCCCCGACTGCCAACCTGAACAGCATCGGTACCGTACGTTTTCAAAAGCTGCCCCGTACCGAAAAATTTGAATATTTTGTAGTGGCAGACGGAGAAGAATACCTGCAGTATATTCAAAGGGACAGTATGATGGAGATCATCAAAGAATCAGTCTACAGCAGGGTGGCAAGTGAATATTCGCAGTCGCTGGCGCAGATGTCTGAAGAAATTAAACTGCTCAGACAGGAAATTGCGGAAATGAAAGGCCAAAAAGCACAAAGTACAACAGTTTTAACCAGTAACCAGATCACGATTTCGCCCAATCCTACAGACGGCCAGATCAGAATAAATTTCAGGGATACCCCGAATGAGAAACTTCTGCTTTCATTGTATGATATACGGGGTTCAAAAATTAAAGACATCGCAATGGACGGTAACCGGAACGAGGAAAACGTGAATTTAAATTTTTTAACATCAGGAACTTATTTATGCAAGATTGCAGGAAAAAACACTAATTTTACGGGGAAAATCGTTAAAAAGTAA